A window of Sedimentibacter sp. MB31-C6 genomic DNA:
GTACGTCTAGTAGAAGTTACACATTCTATTTTTTATGCTCCTCAATACGTTGCAATTGAAAAAGGACTATTTGATAAGTACGGTATACAAATTGATCTTACTAATGGTGGTGGAGCAGATAAATGTATGGCTGCTTTAGTTAGTGGTGAAGCTGACATAGCTTTTATGGGCCCTGAAGCCAGCATATATGTGTATCTACAAGGTAGAGAAGATCCTGCGATTAACTTTGCACAACTTACTCAAAGAGACGGTTCATTTATAGTTGGAAGAGAAAAGGATGAAAATTTCACTATTGATAAATTGAAAGGTAAAACTATTCTCGGTGGCAGAAAAGGTGGTATGCCCCTTATGGCTTTAGAATATGTTTTGAAACAAGATGGGTTAACTCCAGGTGTTGATCTTGATGTTAGAACTGATGTGCAATTTGATATGATGGCAGGTGCCTTTGCATCTGGAGAAGCTGACTATACTACGTTATTTGAACCACTTGCTTCATCCTTTGAATTAGATGGGAACGGTTATGTAGTAGCTTCAGTAGGAGAATTAGCTGGATATATTCCTTATACATGTTATTCAGCATTACAAGATTATATTGATGAAAATCCTGAATTAATTCAAAACTTCTCTAATGCTCTTTATGAAGGAATGGTTTGGGTAGAAGAACATACTGCAGAAGAAGTGGCAGAAGTACTACTTGCTCAATTCCCTGATACAGAACTAGATTTTCTAGCTAATATTGTTCAAACCTACAAAAATCAAGATACTTGGAATCCAAACTTAGTGTTAGGAGAAGATGGATATAATCGATTGGTTGATATTATGAAAACCGCAGGAGAAATAGAAGAAGGACCTCCTTACGATGCTATACAAACTCCAGAATTTGCTTTAAAAGCAAAGGAAAATTACGAAGCTAATAAGTAATATAAAAACTATAAATAAAAAACTTCAGCTATCATTGCTGAAGTTTTTAAACTTTAAATAGCCTTATTATGTTATATATAAATTTATATGGCATATATTACTTAATTCGTTTTAATATTGATTAAATACTGGTACTGTATTATCCTCTTCAAAAACTAAACCAGCTTCCTCAAAAGATAATCCTTCAATTTTATAATCTACATTAACTACATCGGAAAATTGATTAAGACATAGAACAACAATTGTATTCATATCTTCAAATTCCTGCTCCGATAAATTAACAGCTTCAACACCTAAATTTACTACAGCAGTATCACCTACTACGTCAACATCTCTTAAATTCACGCCATATGGAATTTTATTGCTTAATTCTGTGTCTGCTGGTGCGCCGCTAAATAATCTTTCAACAACTGTTACAATTGGATTTTCTACTTTCTTAGAAGAAAAAGTTATTGGAACATAATGCCCTGCAACTTCTGTGTCAGGAGCCTTATAATAAACAGTGTAATTCACTCCATTCTCTGAACCAAATAAATTTATATTTCCTCTTTCAAAGGCTGTATTTATAACGTAACCCTTTGATAAAGTATCCATTGCTTGACCTTCAACTAATATTTCTACTTTATTTACTGTTGAAAACTCTGTTAAAGTGTATGTAATAGCGGTCATCATATTTTGTTCTTGTTCATAAGTTTCAGTATTTAAGATATTTTCACTGAAGTCAACTCTACATAATCCGTCTTTAATAGACATTCCCCTTACTTCAGTACCTTCAGGCAATACACCATGTAATCCTGACTGGGAAATTCTCTCTTCAGTTTCACTTCCTTTAACCAAACTTCTTAAAGTCGCCTTTGCAATTCCTTCTTCCCATGGTATTTTAGTATTTACTGGAACAACAAATCCATTTTCATCCTCATAGTAAGCAACAATCTCTGTCATTTTTGCATCTGCGGTGTTTACAGTAACTGTTTCAACAGCTTCCTCAATGACTTCTTCTCCAATCCCGTCATCAACTATTTCAAAATCTGTTAAATCTGTCATATCTGCTACATCTGGATTATTATCGTCATCCTTTAAACCAACCATCATATCTAAGGTACTGCATCCTGTTATGCTTGCCGCCATACAAATAATTATTATTAGAGATATAATTTTCTTATAAGCCAATTTTACACCCTCCTCATGCCTTTATATATATTATTATATTTGACAGGCAGGGTATATATGATTAATTTTTATTTATTTTTTGGACGAATTGTATTTATATCTAAATATTTTTTAAATTTCTTTTATTTATTTTGTTTAGATATTTTATCTGCTAAATCGTTTAAGTATATCCATCTGTTCATTTTTTCTTCTAGCTGATTTTCAATTTTACTTTT
This region includes:
- a CDS encoding ABC transporter substrate-binding protein, whose protein sequence is MKKIISLLMVVLLMTSLVLVGCEQETTEKQNVRLVEVTHSIFYAPQYVAIEKGLFDKYGIQIDLTNGGGADKCMAALVSGEADIAFMGPEASIYVYLQGREDPAINFAQLTQRDGSFIVGREKDENFTIDKLKGKTILGGRKGGMPLMALEYVLKQDGLTPGVDLDVRTDVQFDMMAGAFASGEADYTTLFEPLASSFELDGNGYVVASVGELAGYIPYTCYSALQDYIDENPELIQNFSNALYEGMVWVEEHTAEEVAEVLLAQFPDTELDFLANIVQTYKNQDTWNPNLVLGEDGYNRLVDIMKTAGEIEEGPPYDAIQTPEFALKAKENYEANK
- a CDS encoding GerMN domain-containing protein, whose protein sequence is MAYKKIISLIIIICMAASITGCSTLDMMVGLKDDDNNPDVADMTDLTDFEIVDDGIGEEVIEEAVETVTVNTADAKMTEIVAYYEDENGFVVPVNTKIPWEEGIAKATLRSLVKGSETEERISQSGLHGVLPEGTEVRGMSIKDGLCRVDFSENILNTETYEQEQNMMTAITYTLTEFSTVNKVEILVEGQAMDTLSKGYVINTAFERGNINLFGSENGVNYTVYYKAPDTEVAGHYVPITFSSKKVENPIVTVVERLFSGAPADTELSNKIPYGVNLRDVDVVGDTAVVNLGVEAVNLSEQEFEDMNTIVVLCLNQFSDVVNVDYKIEGLSFEEAGLVFEEDNTVPVFNQY